The nucleotide sequence CCACCCTCAAGCGTAGGCTAAGGAGGGAGGACAACCTCGCCAccacctcatcaccaccaccaacttcttcaccaccaaaggcgacttgagttcatggtatggacactccccttggcttgtgccaagcttggggaggtgccccggtatcgtatcaccaccactatctttgcATTTATTTATCTTAGTTTGATGTTTAGTTATATTTtgaattagttgaataaaagtttaatTCGATCTTTcttcgagtgtttgcttagtgatctatctatctatgtaatcgtgtgcgagatatataataaagtttagtttgagtttttctttCTTTAATTAATGTTCtaataaaaaggaaagaaaataaatgaaaaagatcatatgcttaTGGTGAGTAACGACATCACATATGGAAAAGTATAAGttgtaaaatttattggagattgacaaacataacattagtcaaagatgcaattcatgaaagaattaataaggaaggagattcacatgcaaatacactatcttggacatcttttatgattgtgagctcccatcaaaatattatatggcaAAATTATTgttgttggacaaggaatacaacgtaatgatttatgcttgttcatattcacatagaagttatattgtcatagatcctttaacatatGGTGCTTgctccctatctttgctagccaaaattctgcactaagcagagatactacttgtgcatccaaaaatccttaaacccaaaatcttgttttgagagtccaccatacctatgtatggattgagtaagatccttcaagtaatttatcatcagtgcaataaggcaataaaaaatgcttctaaatgtgttggatcaatTAGTGTACgataaaattgagcgttgtacaaacttgtgatggcaaagtaataaaagcgacgaactgcataataaaggttgctatcataaggggcaatataacgtgacgttattttgcattaagggatttggcatacaaacaaaaagcgcatgacaacctatgcttctctctgtgaagggcctatcttttacttttatgtatttacttttatgcaagagtcaaagttttcttccctattcctttttatttcatCCTTTTGCAAgcgtcatgtggtgaggaaagacgatatatgcacatatatccagttggatatgggtgggcatgagttattattgttgacatcacctctgaggtgaatacgttgggaagcaaaaattataagcccctatctttctatgtgtccggttgaaacttttcactcatgggtatgcggtgagtgttagaaatcatagaagactatatgatggttgagtatgtggacttgccaaaaggctccgatacgtgacccttcttgaaaacatgatgaattgtagttgcaaagttgactgagaacatagtttgttggttttcaatagagtttatgcttttacttcgatgttgtgatgaattgttacttgctcataagaagctatatgataaaagttatgtggtcaagttttatgttaaagtttgttgctgttataataatatgcatgatgcttctatgtccgtattttgttttatcgacacctctctctctctaagcatgtggacatgtttttcgatttcggtttttgcttgaggacaagcgaggtctaagcatggggaagttgatacgtccattttgcatcatgttttcctactgttatttataatgttttatgcataataatgctttatggagtaattatgCCTTTCCTCTCATaacatgcaaggtttacacaaagagggataATGCCGACAGcaggaattctggacctgaaaaagctatgtcggagtcacctattctgcacatctccaaatgagctgaaaatttacggagaattgttttcgaatatatgaagaatattggagcaaataactacaaaaggggcccaccaggtgggcacaacccacctgggcacgctaggcagtccaggcgcgccctggtgggttgtgccctttCGGTCCACCTCTGgttcccatcttctggtataagtcattttgacctagaaaaaataagcagAGGACTTTCGGGATAGAGCGCCAccttctcgaggcggaacttgggcaggagcacttttgccctccggtggagcgattccgtcgggggaacttccgtcccggagggggaaaccatcgtcatcgtcatcaccaacaaccctctaatcttttggaggccaatcttcatcaacatcttcaacaacaccatctcctctcaagccctagttcatctcttgtgttcaatctttgtaccggaacctcagattggtacctatgggtgactagtagtgttgattacatcttgtagttgattactacatggtttatttggtggaatattatatgttcagatctatgatgctatttaatacccctctgatcttgagcacgaTTATCAGTTGtgggtagttacttttgttcttggggtcacaggagaaatcttgttgcaagtaatcatgtgaacttgatatatgtgttcgatattttgatgatatgtatgttgtgattcccttagtggtgtcatgtgaacatcaactacatgacacttcaccatatttgtgcctaagggaatgcattgtggagtagttattagatgatgggttgctagagtgacagaagtttaaaccctagtttatgggcTATTTCATAAGGGATTGatttggacccaaaagtttaatgctatggttagattttatcttaatacttttctcgtagttgtggatgcttgcgagggggttaatcataactaggaggtttgttcaagtaagaacaacacctaagcaccggtccatccacataacaaattatcaaagtagcgaacatgaatcaaaccaacatgatgaaagtgactagataaaattcccgtgtgccctcaagaacgctttgcctattataagaaaccattttggcttgtcctttgccataaaaggattgggctatcttgctacactttatttaccgttaccgttacttgcttgttacaaattatcttgctatcaaactatctgttaccgacaattttagtgcttgcagaaattacgttgttgaaaaccacttgtcatttccttctgctcttcgttgggttcgacactcttacttatcgaaaggactacgattgattccctatacttgtgggtcatcaacactagcaatcAAGACTAAAGAGCATATATAGGTAATCCTGAGATACCAAATACTAATTTCAAGCTGCGTATTTTCTATTGATCTTATTTGCTTTAGTAGGTTGAATCACTAATGTTACAGAATTTCTTTGTGACCATCCACTAATGTTAACTCTTGCTGAGCCATTTTGTTGGTACGATTATATAAATTTGCTCAGACTGTATCGTCCCTTGCTAAAGGAGACCTCTGAAGAAATTGTCTTGCAaaatgcataataatattttgATGGTATGATGTCCATAATCTTGGTTGATGTGCAATACATCCTCTATTTCTAGTTGCTGATGTGTTTTGGACATATTTCAGAATAATCAAAATATCTTGATGTTCGCCAGTTACTTTGGTACAAATTACGGGGTAAAGAAAGCTTTGTCTGGATTAGTCCGCTTCCAATCATTCTCATGTTTTAATGTTGTGAGTTACTTCCGCATATATGCACACCCGAAAGTGTTGAAAAGTAATGGTTCTGAgcagttgaagaaagatgatacaaAAATAGTCGAAGGAAGGTTAGCCTATTTTTTCCCATTCAATTCTCATTAGTCTTGCATGACCTAAAAATATTACTATGGTGCGGGAAACTAAGAAGAATCATTACCAACTCTGAAGTAAATCTTCATGCGGTTCTATAGATGTAAGAACATCCCCTCCTTTAATTTTACTTGCAATTGTTTAGTCTTTGACTCCTATAGAACTACTTTAGTTCAACACCTTTAATCTAATTGTGTTCAGTTTTGTGGAATCAGTAAGATTTACTTCACCATTCTCTCTTCATTGTCATATATGTTAGGTTTACGTATGTGCCTTTGTTTTGGAGAAGGTTATCCTAACTTCCCAAAGCATGAATATTTTAGACTTAAAATATTATCTAGAATAGAATATTGAATGCACAATATTCTTATGAATTGTCAAGTTCAGTTCTTGACCAAAAGACCATCACCGTGCTAAGTTCAAAAGATTTCTCCCTTGACTGGTCTTGCCTTATTAAGTCAAAATTGGATCACTATTTTATTTCACCATGAAACTTTTTTCATGCTAATTGTTGTATAATGTTGCCTTTACTAAATGTAGGAGTGGTTTGGTTTTTTAAGTGCAAAAATGATGAGACAAACTGAATTGGCAATGTTCTCGCTGCCATCAACTCCTACACTATTATTTTTCCATTTTAAAGTGCAAGTGCTCTGTTCCTATTAATGGAGGTGATTGTTTGTTTTCTTTGCCATGAAGATAAGTAGTGAGTTATGATGTGGGCAACTAAGAAGAATCATTACCACCTAAGAAGCAAATCTCCAATGCCAATTTGATTTGTAGTATATATTTTTATTCTTTATGGGCGAGATGTTTTCGATGCACAAATGTTTGGCGGAGCCACGGTATTTTGCCAGTGGATACTGAAACCACTAATGGTCATATTTTTTTGAAAGGAAATGTTATGTATTTTCTTGCCAGTTCTACATTGTTCAATCTCATTAAATGGTTTTATTTTATCCAAGAAACGATATGGCTAAAAGCATATCCAAATTATTTATATTTCATTTGTCTAACATATCCCATTTTTCTTGCAACAGTTTCCGCAAAAACGTGCGGAGTGTAATCTAGTTTCCTATGAAGCATATGCCTAggtcatcaaatcaggagatacctactctgTCTAGTCAGGAATTAGCTGTAATCCCTGGACCCACTATTGCGATGGAAGATTTTGAGAATCCTGTGGAGGATGGCAATGAAACTCCTATAAGAAGCAAGACATAGAGGAccgcaaagtcttttggtgatgatttcattgtgtaccttgtggatgacacacccaacactatttcagaagcctatgcatcttcTGATGCTGACTAATGGAAGGAAGTtgtccgtagtgagatggattccatcttagctaatggAACCTTGGAAATCACTTATCCTCCTTACGGGTGCatacctgtaggatgtaagtgggtgctCAAGAAAAAGCTTAGACATGATGGTAGGATTGAGAAGTACAAGGCACgtcttgtggccaagggttatacccagaaagaaggtgaagacttatTTGACATTTACTCACCTGTTGCTAGACTAACCACTATTTGGGTACTACTATCACTGGTTGCCTCAcacggtcttctcgttcatcaaatggacgttaagacggctttcctcaatggagagttagtcgagaaaatttacatggatcagccagatggtttgtAGTACCttgtcaggaaggaaaggtgtgcaaatTATTGAAGTTTTATATGGCCTTAGACAAGCTCCTAAgaagtggcatgagaagtttgaaagaacattAACTCGTGCAGGCTTTGTTGTGAGCCAAGCTGGAAAACGTGTGTGTATTATCTCTATGGtatgtatgtcgatgacatactgatatttggaaccaaacttgatttaatcaaggaggtgaaggatttcttatctcgctattTTGAGATGAACAATCTAGGAGAAGCTGATGTTATTCTAAATATCAAGCTGTTGACAGATGAGAATGGTGGAGTTAcactgcttcaatctcactatgtggaaaaggtctggAGTTGTTTTGGGTATAGAAACTACATGCCTTCTcaaactccatatgatgctagtgtgttgcttcgaaagaatcaacGGACCGGTagagatcaattgagatattctcagaTTGTTGGCTCGCTTATATATAtatggcgagtgccacgaggcctgtcATTTCATTTGCTTTGAGAAAACTAAGCCGGTTTGTATCAAatccgggagatgatcattggcatgcgcttgagaatGTTATGCGCTATTTGGAAGGCACTACGatctatgggattcactacaccagGTACCCGAGGGTActagagggttatagtgactcaaaatggatatctgatgctgatgagactAAGGACACGAGTGGTCATATGTGTACACATGGTGGTGGTGctatttcctggaagtcttgcaagtataccatcttaacgaggtcaaatattgaagcagattggcttcgtcggctcttgatggacttacctatagttgaaaaaccaatacccacTATCCTCACGAACTGTGATAATCAAAATAAACAGTTCTGAGAATAATATGAAGTCTTCAAGACATGTGAAGAGGAGATTAAAATCTATCCGCAAATTGAAGAACTCCATAGTTATTACGTTGGATAATATTCGAACATGAagaaacttggcagatcccttcgcAACGGGTTTATCACAtattgtgatagataatgcatcaatgGATATGGGTTTGAGACCCATCgtatgagttgtccatagtggtaagccactctatgtgatcggaatcccgtgaagtagaagtgggagacaaattGTTGGTCAGCTAGgtggagagtatccctatattaattatcccactcgtgaagatgcaatactctcatgatctgcatggcaggttgatacttatcttaatgtgttccaaatgGCTTATCTATGTAAATAGAGATTttgtcctgcagagcatctcctgaggaacgcacctatatgagtttGACTATTAAATGTTGCTGTCTgcgagaattgggtgttctctaataaattcatgaaatgccttggagtatgacgtatacgctccatcCATGGGGAAGTCTTGTGGCAGCCCGGTATCGGTCAAggatttgtgtgaaactagtcccACAGAAAACTTGTAGTCAAGGCACAGTCCACTATTCAAGTCGTGATCTAGTGTGGCATCAAGTTcaaagtggaagttcaacttaacagtctccactaagcaccggtataaacaatgttttggcaCTAAATGATGAGATATggcaatgagactttgtggggtattgttggaatttgctagtaggCTTTTGGCACAAAGCCCAACTAAAATCTGAAATTATTATGTCCCATTCATGTATGGCTGTGTGTGGTGTGAGTGAGACTAATGTTTAGTCATACTACTAGGTAATTGAGAGATGCACCACTTTACAAGGCGAGCTCTACTagcacttgtatgagcatgagaaaagGAGACCTATACGCGTGCTCCTCCTCCTtgctcgcctcgcctcgtcacgacgcgccgcgtcGGGTTTCGTCATGAGCCGAGTGGAGGACAAAGCTATGCATGTTATCTATATTTTTGTTGctcgggaaaattaatgagtcattaattaataattaacataCATGTTAACTACTAAGCCATTTCCGATTTTTTGGGTCCTGTACCGACATGGACGCGGGATTTACTCCCATGACCTACCCGACCTGGACTATATAGACAGACAAACATCTACCCTAGCTGCTGCCACATCATATGGTTTCAAACCGTTCGAGAACATTGCACCATCACgtaagtcttctccatccctccttctggCGTGCACCGCAAGAAGAGACAACAGGCCTCCGGAACCTCGCCTCTTGTGAtcatgtacgggagaggggcgatcataTTTTTGGGGATCGCATTCGCGCGACTGCTGGTAGCAACGACTTCACCAACGACGACTTCTTatccgacctcggcaacctcttcatcaatgacatgGCCGACATCAACTCCAGGGCTTCTGCTCCAGCTGCATCGTACGTAATTATGACCTCTCTATTTGAGATTGTGCTATAATTCCTGTTTCTAGTCCGTGTCTTAGGTTTCATctattcatctactatgctagtccgcataaTTAGTTGAATCTCTGTTATTGTTGTCATGATTTATTTACTGTTTATTTgaattaaatctcatagtaatttgctcatatattcaacagaTGAAACCTCCAAAATTTGGAGAATGGGCCGCTCATATGGCGCGAGCAGCAAACCCGCGATCGTGCGAAATTGGCTCGGGGTTTAATGCGATGATAACTTGGTATTTTTAGTACATTGATATACGTAGATTTATCATATGTGATTAGTCCTGATGAATATGTAcaccctccgtccggaaatacttgtcctagaaatggataaaacggagggagtagttgttgaATAATTGCACAGTGGACATATGTATCCATCCTCTCTATGCCACAGGACGCCAGCGGCCTTGCTTTTCATCTTCCTTACTCTTTTCACAGCAAACTTTAGGACTCGACTGATTCACAGCAAAAGGTAGTGCCCGCTCAAAAAAATCTCAAAAGGGTACTGTACTGCCAAATAGCATCCACACCGTTGAGGCATGTAATTATAATTTTCTAACTCAaatgtttttttgtttgtttgtctaACTCTAGAGCAAAGTACTCAAAACATAACTAATTTTCTGTTCTGAAGTACTGCAAACATTCGTCAAATTTGACCTGTGATCATATATGTCAGCGTCGAAGCTGTTCTGAACGCACGACAGGAACAGAGAACGAACGAGTGCAGTCAACTCAAGCACCCAGAGCAATGCAACTCTGTGAATATATTCGATCGAGCAGAGCAGCAACTTAATCGCGATTCCGTTAGGTACGGGAAGTATATATATGTAACTCATTCCATGGATGGCACGCAGCTAAATTAAACTCACTCACGAATCCACCCAAGTAATACATGCATGAACCGGGCGCCGCCCGATTCTCTGGCTGCttgctagtagtagtagtagtactgccaGTTTATTCTTCACTCCGGCGGGCGGGCCGCCGTGCATCGGTCTAGCAGTTGCTGCCCAGCCGCGGGTTGTCGGCGAGGCTGGAATTGATGTTCTTGAAGGGACCATTTGTCGGAATCGAGCCGCACAGATCGTTGTTTGAGAGGTTACTGCAAGCAAAATAGGATGGGAAAACGATAGAGATGAAGATCATTGGATTAATTGATCGTCGAGAGAGAAGAGAACAACTGGAATTAACGCTGAGAAACTCGTCCAACTTACACACTCGTCTGGTCGGACAGCCCATCCAGCTCGCTGGGGATCGGGCCGGTCATGCGGTTCTGTTGAAGGTGCCTGTCAAATCATCATGCAAATGTTCAGACTTCAGAGCCAGACTTGTTTTATCATGAGAGTCACTGTACGAGCAGAACATGCTTGAAAAGAAAAACATCGGGAGGAGATCATGACGGACTCACAGCTGTTTCAGAGACTTGAGTTTCCCGAGCGATGCGGGTATCTGCCCTGAGAGGCTATTGTTGTGCAAGTGCATGGAATTCAGGTTCTCCAAGTTTCCCAGCTCTTCAGGAATCGTTCCTTGGATATTGGTCCACGAAATCCACCTGTGTTCATTAGATGCCATATAATCCATCAACCTCGTCAAGGAAAGTAACAATCAATAGAGGCAGAAACAGATGGGTTATAGAGAGGCTCACAGTTTGGTTAGCTGGTCCAGCTTGCCAAGCTCCGGCGACAGAGGTCCGGACAGGTTCGCATGGCCGATTTTTCTATCAGATCAAAGAAACCCCTATTGAAAATCGGATGAAGAGGACGAAGCGTCCAGAATATACGACAGAAGCAGTATGGAAGGGAAGAAGGATCGTTGGTGTGGCCTCACTCACATCTCGGTGACGCGGTTGCCCTGGCCGTCGCAGGTGACGTGGGGCCAGTCGCAGGGGCTCAGCTCCGGGTTCCAGATACCCAGCGCGCCGTCAGGGTCCTGTAGGCGGGTCCACTGGTCCACGAGCGCGCTACGGTCGTCGTCCAGGTCAGCCGCCGCGGCTGCCAGCAGCATGGTCGACCCGACCACAACGAAGACGGTCACCGCCAGGGGCACTCGGGCTCCGGCCGCCATGGGGACTGGGGTGGGGAGCTGATCTGAGGGGAGTGGGACGAGCCCGGCCGGTGTTGTGACTAGTGAACTTGCGAGCTGTGCTTTGGATGATCTTCATGCCGTGGTTTGCTGCGGGGTTTTATAGGGGAAAGAAGGTGGTGGTACGCGTGTGAAGTCCTGCTCCACCTCCTTGTCAACACTGTGGCATGGGAAATCAAATGCAATGTGCTGCTCAAGAAAGTAAGGTTTTGAACAATGTGGCAGCTGGCCACCTTTGAAATGCTAAGAAATGGTGAACTTTTGGACAATGGCAGCTGGCCACCTTTTCCTCCGGAACTGCCGGTTTAATTTGGACTTACCGTCGTTGTTAGAGTCATATGCCCGGTCATATACAGCTTTTGCCATTTTGATCGCATCCATTATGCAGTTTTTTGACGGttgcatagtactccctccgtctcataatgtaagacttttttttgacactacactagtgtcaaaaaacgtcctgtattatgagacggagggagtagttttttgaCGGTTATTAAAGTGTACTCCGTGAAGTCATGCACCATGGTAGATATATAAGATATACTagtacatatgcccgtgcgttgcaacggataaAAAAATTGACAAAACCTGCTTCACGTGCCAAACTCCACTTATAATCAAGTATGACAAACGTTGAAATTAGGTCCTCATCTCTATAAGGTGCATATGCAGATGCATTGCCACGGTTGAATTATCCTTATTTGGATCATGAAGTGTTCATGTGAGAAGCCAGAATCCACACATTTTTTTGTTCATGCGAATAGTAAATTTAATTGCCGTGGAGTTATATTTCTGTCCATGTATATATTTTGGTCAAATGCATAGTAACTTCTTCTCTACGGTACCGAACACCTATGTTTTTTCTTCATATGTGACGAGATAAGATTTGCATTATTCTTTCCTAGCTAACTTTTTCAACCAACACATCAACCTCTTAAAATCTCGGTGCTTGGCCACCTGTAGTTTGTGATAAAACTTTGTGCATGCTTTGCTATTATGAATATCTGGCGGTTTTTTCACTCTAGAGAAAATGCTATAAATTTCTTTTTCTGTTTGACTTATTAGTACTTGGCCACCCACCATTGGATACTCTTGATGCCTATAACCGCTGGTGCATTTATAGCATGGCTAAGTGAGATGTTTGTTTGCTTAGATAAAAAAAAAAGATATACATTTATACCATAAGCAGAGTGATTTTCTTTCTATGGATGCTCAAATTGGGGAAGATGGGCTATGCCATGTAGTTGAGCGTGATGACAGGTACAGAGCAATAATTTATGCTATTTAAACAGAATTGATAATCCATAACAGTCGACAGTACAAAAGACTTCCTCTGCCCGGAATTTGATGACGGTCAAAGGGAGTCTAAGAGAAGGTGCTTGCAAAAGCTTAGCTGTTAATAAGCTCGTTCATCCAGAAGTGCACATCTGTAAGTATGCGGGTATCAAAGCATCTCACCTTaatgttttctaaaaaaaatgCTTGGGTAAATGAAAGGAATACCAAAGCATCTGTTAGAAGCAGTTTCTAAGGGCCTGCTGTAAAATCATAAAGGGCTCAGAACTAGTGTATTTTTTAAAATCGAAAGAATTTTACCTTTTACTAGCTATGGCCCTCTCCTGAACGAGGATCCTTGATTCCGAGCCGCATTAGCATTGAAAGGTTGTGTTCTTCTCAACGTGGCAATATTCTCAAAGTACCAAAAATACCATGTATTATTACTCCGTGAATGGAACATTGTTCAGTGCTCCATTCGTAGCACAAGACTACCTCCCAATATGGCAAATAATACAACCAACCTTGTGAATGCAGAGTTGTCCAGTAGTCAAGCTGATCGATGAATAAAAATGGTACGCCAACACCCTAGACCTATGGCACAGGGGTCGGGCCGATATAAGCTAAGCAGATTCCAGGACTGAACTGAACAATAATGTATAGCTGCCCGATATCTTCATTTAGCTTCAGGGCCAATGTATTGCGTTTGCGTGTATGTGCAGGCGTGCTCTGTCTCTTGCTACATGTTTCAACTCGGGACTTTAGAATCGTCCTCCTAATTACAAAGACTTGTATAAAATTATATTACAATTACAAAACAACACTTGCCGGATGTGGTCAAGTGGACACATGCCGGGGTTACATATGTGCTCGAGATTGAGATTGAGGATACACCAGTACCGCAGGAGGGAGATGATCTTCAAGATATGGATACGACTGAAGGAGATGGAGCTCAAGTGGACACATGCCGGTGTTACATATGTGCTCGAGATTGAGATTGAGGATACACCAGTACCGTAGGAGGGAGATGATCTTTAGGATATGGATACAACCGAGGGAGATGGAGGAGCCCCTAGGAATCAGGACAAGGGGCCTCAGAGTAATCCGCAGGACTTGGCGAAGGGGCCGGAGTCGCAGTCGGACAAGGCGGCAACAGCCAAGGAAGCGTCATCTTCCACGACACCAGTTAACACACTCCGGTTTGGTTCTTTTGGAGCTCGGTCTGCACCTAGTCGGTTATGGAGTAACCCAGTTGAGGCGGATGATCCAGAGGAGCTCGAGTTACCACCAGTGTTGCCTCCTACTGTTGGTTCGCATAATGTGCTTGTATCCCACAGGGTTGATTCCGAGATTCTggaccactagtgcagaaccgggcaatagcaccggttcgtaaggccctttagtgccggttccataaccggcactaaagcgtggtcactaaagcccccctttagtaccggttcagcacgaaccagtgctaaagggcaaccacgtggcacgagctagctccggggcctggagccctttagtaccggttggtaagaccaaccggtactataaggtttgggggtttttagttttatgatttctttttcatttaattttgtgtttccattttaatttttttcgtttgctggtattttacgatactacacattgtaaacgttatatatatatatatatatatatatatatatatatatatatagaatttctagtagaaccaatcatcgagttcaacatgattgtcatgatattataagcgttcatatataacaccacaaaagcaaatcacttaagttcagaac is from Triticum aestivum cultivar Chinese Spring chromosome 1B, IWGSC CS RefSeq v2.1, whole genome shotgun sequence and encodes:
- the LOC123094619 gene encoding leucine-rich repeat protein 1-like, which produces MAAGARVPLAVTVFVVVGSTMLLAAAAADLDDDRSALVDQWTRLQDPDGALGIWNPELSPCDWPHVTCDGQGNRVTEIKIGHANLSGPLSPELGKLDQLTKLWISWTNIQGTIPEELGNLENLNSMHLHNNSLSGQIPASLGKLKSLKQLHLQQNRMTGPIPSELDGLSDQTSVNLSNNDLCGSIPTNGPFKNINSSLADNPRLGSNC